Within Quercus lobata isolate SW786 chromosome 5, ValleyOak3.0 Primary Assembly, whole genome shotgun sequence, the genomic segment TAAATATGGGCATCCCTTCTTTCGGTGTCTCCATGTACCTAGTGCTCATTTCCATACTCATCTCCCTAAGCATTAGGGGTGAAGCCGCTGAATACCGCTACCATTTCTGTTCAAACCAAACTTTCTCCCCCAATAGCACCTACCGGTCTAACCTCAACAGACTCCTCTCTTTCCTAAACACAAATTCCACGCGTGAAGCCGGTTTCTACAACACCACCGTGGGTCAAACTCAAACCCCAGAGAACACAGTTTACGGCCTCTTCCTCTGCCGCGGTGACCTCGCCACCATTGAGTGCCAAGACTGCGTCTCAACATCAACCAAAGAGATTGTTCAGCTGTACTGCCCAGAAGAAAAAGAGGCCGTGATTTGGTATGATGAATGCATGTTACGCTACTCAAATCGATCATTCTTCTCCATTATGGAAGACGAGCCTAGTAAGATTCTGTGGAACTTGTTGGATATAACAGAGCCGAATCGATTCATTCAGCTAGCGGAAAAAACATTGAGTGACTTGGTGCCGGGGGCGGCAGCAAATGCTTTGTCCGGTGCTAAAAGATTTGGTACCAAAGAAACCAAATTTACCGACTCGCAAACGCTATACAACCTTGTACAGTGCCTCCCTGACCTATCCAGCTTTGATTGCAATAGGTGTCTTCGGGAAGCCATAACAAACTTGTCCACAGCTTTTCGCGGAAAGAGAGGGGGTCGTGTTCTGAATCCTAGTTGTAACGTTAGATATGAAGTTTTCGCGTTTTACCATCCCGCAATCGCAGCCCAGCGCGCGTCGGAACGCCACCAAGAGAGTTACAGACCAGCCGACGAGGTCAAAGATCCATGTTACtttcttctctcattttttttttttttttttttttaagttttttatatgATTCATGAGgataaaaatcttacaagtGTGTCCAATATACAGTGTAAAATATGTAGGGGACAATACGCCTTTTGTAAAGGTGTACTTTTATCTAGCGTACAATGTAAACCTATTAATCACTTAATGATATTTATTAGGGGTGTGTATAGGTCGGGTTaggtcgggttgaggggattttttgacccaacccatcatgatgggccaaaaaaaattcaacccaacccaacccatcacataagtctaacccaacccaacccaacccaacccacatgggtcgggttgggtcgggtgaacccatgggtttgacaaattttttaattattattattattaaattgaatagaaaaaaatataagtatttatatattaaaaaaacctaaagattagtatcaatgtaactctttaaaggcaaacaacactaatgactaaataacaatagtaatttattagaatttgtgtCAACTAAttagcttttatataggatagaaAGAactagttatttaaaaaattttattaattatataatattttatatatatatatatatattaaattagtattagtataaGGAGCTGAGGAAATGCTGCTCTacagttggtttttttttataaaattattaaatatataatagatatatatatttaaatatatataagtgccctacaattgatttttttttaaaaaaattattaaatataaaatgtattttaaatatatattaaatatgagtgggtcgggtcggatttggcgggtttgtaattttatgacccaaacccaacttgacccgctataaatttttttttttttgtaacccaacccaacccaccaagccttaaaaaccgacccaacccggtgggtcgggttgggttgggtcgggtttggcaggtcggtgggttttctgcacacccctaatatttataaatgaaaCATTTAATGTTATATCATCtaaactttttattaattttgcattttgaaaATTCCACAATTGGACTATATGTTCCAAATGTCGTTAACAAtcacatcaaattttgtgttaataagaagttatttactattcgatatataaactaatattttatatataattttaaaattcaaaaacatcaattTCAAACATTTTATAGATGAGTTTGTTATTAGTCTCCGATCACTTTAAAATTTCTCAAACGAAGAGgatattataataaaatgtaattcaacaatcaatttttcaaaatttaaatcaaatacaacattcttaaaaaaattcataaaaatttatttgaatgcATTAAAGTAAAACtcataaaacatttaaaaaaacaaattctaaCATTACAAAACATTCTCAAAGCATAACAATACAACAACTCAAGTTATAAGAAgtacaaaaacaattcaaacatagcattacaacaattaaaaatataaacagcgtattattaaaacataaaagtataaattcaataatataatatataaaaatatcataattttaaagttagaaggctaaaaatatatatatttattatcttataaaaaacttataaaaatatttttttaattatttaaatataaataggATGGGTGTAGGAGGAAATGTTAATCCCCATCCCTACCTCATTTGTTATGTGGTGTGAGTAAAATCCTTCCATTAAGGGCTAGTGAGGCGGATACCTGCGGGTATGAATTTATATTGCCATCCCTAACTCTTAGACTTCTTGCCGAATGTcctcatttatttattcttcagcttttcttcttttcttctctagctTGTACGACATGCACAAGACAATAAATACATCCTTCAGATATATGGCCTGACTTTTTTGCACATAAAAGCTAACTTCATTTACTTCTTGACAAATTTCTCTCACAAGTTCATCTAAGGAGCTTTGACAAAGAGTCTGGGCTGGAATTGTGGGTGGCGGCACCCAACAGTTTTTGTGGGTGTTTAATCATATTTTTCGTAGGCTAGTTTGACCAGCTAGATGAGAATGCTCTAGAAACTCAAGTATACTAGCGAAGCCAATATGGTCCTATGGTATCATAGTGCTTTAAGCATTTCTTATAACTGACTATTAACTATTCTCAATAAAATCTGATATTGTTTTCGCAGGGAAAGGCAAAAGCTCAAAGGCAATAGCTATCGTAATTGCTGTTACAATTGCTTCCTCTGTTGTGCTAGtcattttgcttttctttttccgAAGGAGGAGAGCAAGAATGAAGTCCAATGATATAAACGAAGAGAATCCTCAAAAATCTGATGGCCTCCTAAATTACCATGGTATGTAAGTGGAATTCTATCATTTACGATGTATTTCAAGCCGCATGTGAGGGAGAGTTAAAAGCTATATAAATTAGAATGTTAAAAGTTAGCAGATATCTTAAGAAAATTGGCTTatgaactatttaaaaaaaaaaattatggaaaaagaaaaaagaaaaaaagaaaaactaactttttatagagcttttatattttccataaaagtgacATTAAAATTCTGAGTAAACTAAACTAATATGACACTGAAAGGTTATggatcaaattgacacaattgaaataTTATAAACCAAATTGTAAAATGGTGTATTGGATAGAGACAAAATACATAGTTTAccttaaaactttttaaaaattgttcattaaCAAATATTATAAGGATACCCATtaaccaaactttttttttttttttaattttggataaaGATTATATTGAATATGTACTCACCTCAATCATATCTGCAAACAATGCTATTTGTAGTGTAATCTCTtacgtttatttatttttgggtcttTAGCTGCAAGTGAAATAACAACTGTAGAATCTTTGCAATTTGATTTTGGGACAATTGAAGTTGCAACAAACAAATTCTCAGACGACAACAAGATTGGTGAAGGTGGATTTGGTAAAGTTTACAAGGTACGTAGAATCAAAACTCATTTCTTGCGTTTTTTTAGTACTCAAAATTAGCAAACATAGCAAATTTACTgcatataaatatgaaaaaatttcGAATTTGAAAAGCTTTCAAAGTTGGGATTTTATAAATTCTGCGAAGGGAACTATTCTACAGCCAATCTAAGCATTGGACACATCGTCAAAATATACTCTAGAGTCTAAATCCCTAGGCGATCAACattaatgtaaaaataattaattgaaacaATTAATCACacaatattgaaaataataCAGATATAACACAgttgtatacatatatattttcacaatatgctcagcatatcatcaatatatatatatatatatatatataaaataagtaataaaaaatattttgacataGAAAACCGTTGGAAACACTGCAAAAAGGTTCTTTCTCCTGTTAAGTCGGCTAGGATTCTTATTTGTTATGTTGCTTGTGATTCCGAAGGATTCTTTGTCATGTTAAACTCCACAACTGAGTAGAAAAAGAGCTTCCGAAAGTGTTTGGCTTGTGcttatttgttttttactttttgctttttgtttcaatttttttgcaaataatttaaattttagtctTTTAGAAACAAGCTAGATTTTATAGATTTTATCAcacatttaacaaaaaaaagtcatcaaaagctatatattttgataaagacTATACAAATAAGTAGTCCCAAACACATGAATCAAACTGTgcttataatattttttgtcaTGCACGCCAAAGCCTCCAATTTAATGGTAATCTAATCCAATCCATACCAATTAACAACTAGGTCCTGAATTTTGTCTTTTTGGAGGTTATTTTACTCAGGGTGTGCTACCTGAAGGGAAGGAAGTTGCAGTTAAAAGGTTCTCAATGAAGTCATTGCAAGGCTTAGAGGAATTCAAAAATGAGGTCATACTTATTGCGAAACTTCAACACAAAAATCTTGTGAGGCTATTGGGATGTGGCATAGAGGGAGAGGAAAAGTTACTTGTGTACGAGTTCATGCCCAACAAAAGccttgataattttatttttggtttgtttcttCCTACCTTCTATTTTTTAAGTCTGATAGTATTTTGGATTTCTTGTAGACTACTACAATTCACATTTATACACTATTTTATAACTTAATGTTAATATTGAATTTTAGATTCAAAAAGGCGCTCACAACTTGATTGGAAGACTTACTATAACATAATTTGTGGGATTGCTAGAGGACTTCTATATCTTCATGAGGACTCCAGGCTTAAAATCATTCATAGAGACTTGAAGCCTAGCAATGTGTTGTTGGACCATAACATGGTTGCCAAAATATCGGATTTTGGAATGGCGAGGATCGTTTCTGAAAACCAAAACATAGCTAACACCAAAAGAGTTGCAGGAACATAGTaagccttttcttcttttatttctcttctttttggtttttaaaataataataatagtgatGTTGGTATCCAAAAAGTGGGTACATGGCTCCAGAATATGCAATGGAAGGGATATTCTCTATTAAGTCCGATGTCTTCAGCTTTGGTGTAATCTTGCTTGAGATTATTAGCGGGAAAAGGAGTAGTGGCTTCTACCTCACTGAACATTCGCAGACACTCCTTGCATATGTATGTTAACTTTTGTCTGCTTGAATTAGAATTAGacaaaaatggaaatggaatAAGCATATATGAAATATAACTCTATTTGCAATCTAAATTTGTAGGCGTGGAGACTGTGGAATGAAGATAAAGCGATAGAGTTTGTGGACAACTTCTTGATGGAATCAGGTTCGACATCAGAAATTGTAAAGTGCATACATATCGGACTTTTGTGTGtcgaggaaaatccacaagacAGACCCACCATGTCGACGGTGGTAGTTATGCTGGGAAGTGAATCAATAGCTCTTCCTGAACCAAAACACCCTGCATTTTCTGTGGCTAAATTCATGTCGACGGATGAAATCTCTGTAAATGAGCTAAGTATTTCTACTATTGTACCAAAATGAATGCTTACAAGTGTACAAGATTGCTGTTGGGTTTTGCATGATGGTGAACTTAATGTTGTACCCTTAATTTCTAGAAAATAGGATAGGATACGTATTGGAATTAGGGAAGGAAAGTCCAGCTAATTGAGTAAATGATTGTATtgtacaaactacaaagttattaaataataatgtattttgtataaaaatgtttttcaattttcaaattgaaaaaggaaatttcaattgtaattaataaaaaagtgattttttgtgttgaattttcttttgtagcctaaaaggaaaaatgacatttactattattattttgatgcCGGTTTCTTTGTGGGCTGGGCTTCTCAATAGCGCATTTGATACGTAGGCCGTTGTTGAACTGAGTGACATTTGTACAAAATAAACAAGAGATTTGGACATTTTGAGCCACTATTATTTTCCAATCATATCTCATAGGTGGGCCTGCAGAATGAATTTGGCAGTCCAAAATTTGGATTCAATCAATTACTCACTACCATTACCCACAAGAAGAAGAGTAAATAGATCTCATAGGCTTAGCCATGTTGTAATGAAGCTTATAATTTGAGGCTCGTTAGTTAGCAAAACATTTAGGGTtccaatccaaacctactaGGTATATTAGGAAAATCCGAAAGCATGTTTTTCAAGTCTTGGAGAGCTACTCTTATGAGATCTGTGAGGTTATTGTACCTTCTAACTTTTTCAATCACCTACCAAAAATCACACATGTATTATTAGTACCGGTGGAGTAAAAGTTGCAGCAAGCTTTAGCTATCAAGCGTACTGAAGATTAAGACGTGAATTGGAGGTTCATGTTGGTGTAAGTCCACATCAAAGAAGTCTGAGGGGTTCAGAGCTCAATTTCGTAACTATAATTAGATTTACTAGAAATTGGTATTCTTTACTGTAAATCTCAATTTAATATAGTGGATTATTCCCCTCaaatttttaccttgaaactagtttgtttt encodes:
- the LOC115991149 gene encoding cysteine-rich receptor-like protein kinase 10, giving the protein MGIPSFGVSMYLVLISILISLSIRGEAAEYRYHFCSNQTFSPNSTYRSNLNRLLSFLNTNSTREAGFYNTTVGQTQTPENTVYGLFLCRGDLATIECQDCVSTSTKEIVQLYCPEEKEAVIWYDECMLRYSNRSFFSIMEDEPSKILWNLLDITEPNRFIQLAEKTLSDLVPGAAANALSGAKRFGTKETKFTDSQTLYNLVQCLPDLSSFDCNRCLREAITNLSTAFRGKRGGRVLNPSCNVRYEVFAFYHPAIAAQRASERHQESYRPADEVKDPLKSDIVFAGKGKSSKAIAIVIAVTIASSVVLVILLFFFRRRRARMKSNDINEENPQKSDGLLNYHAASEITTVESLQFDFGTIEVATNKFSDDNKIGEGGFGKVYKGVLPEGKEVAVKRFSMKSLQGLEEFKNEVILIAKLQHKNLVRLLGCGIEGEEKLLVYEFMPNKSLDNFIFDSKRRSQLDWKTYYNIICGIARGLLYLHEDSRLKIIHRDLKPSNVLLDHNMVAKISDFGMARIVSENQNIANTKRVAGTYGYMAPEYAMEGIFSIKSDVFSFGVILLEIISGKRSSGFYLTEHSQTLLAYAWRLWNEDKAIEFVDNFLMESGSTSEIVKCIHIGLLCVEENPQDRPTMSTVVVMLGSESIALPEPKHPAFSVAKFMSTDEISVNELSISTIVPK